One Prevotella intermedia ATCC 25611 = DSM 20706 DNA window includes the following coding sequences:
- a CDS encoding copper resistance protein NlpE N-terminal domain-containing protein, which yields MKKVFVLMAACATMVACQQKGKADAEAKAGDTAQTEVAADTMHYEGVVAAADGPGIRYEIALAADSTNGFSMKETYLEAENGKDKVSNYSGNAEKIEKDVNGAKKVAYKFATGKDGAVYFLQANDSTLRMVNEELEESVTKELNYDLKLVR from the coding sequence ATGAAGAAAGTATTCGTTTTAATGGCAGCTTGCGCCACAATGGTAGCATGCCAGCAAAAAGGGAAAGCAGATGCCGAAGCAAAGGCAGGTGATACAGCACAGACAGAAGTAGCAGCAGACACTATGCACTACGAAGGTGTAGTAGCAGCAGCTGACGGTCCTGGCATTCGTTACGAAATAGCATTGGCAGCTGACAGCACCAATGGTTTCAGTATGAAGGAAACCTATCTTGAAGCTGAAAACGGCAAGGACAAGGTGAGCAACTACAGCGGTAACGCAGAGAAAATAGAGAAAGACGTAAACGGTGCAAAGAAAGTAGCTTATAAGTTTGCTACTGGTAAGGACGGCGCAGTTTACTTCCTCCAAGCAAACGACTCTACTCTCCGTATGGTAAACGAAGAGTTGGAAGAGAGCGTAACAAAGGAACTCAACTACGATTTGAAGTTGGTTAGATAA
- a CDS encoding AMP-binding protein, with translation MTLEQFLSEWHSEDPTLLVHTSGSTGQPKPLRVEKARMLNSARITCDFLKLRPNDTALLCMPLDYIAGKMVVVRSIERKLRLLSVKPSGNPLSDASLAQLSNPDEPITFAAMVPLQVFNTLQNSKERKRLQRIRHLIIGGGSIDNELSAQLKDFPNAVWSTYGMTETLSHIALRRLNGSERSDWYMPFDGVEVSLNDDGCLVINAPAVCSQHLETNDIAELRLTEAGRTEFRILGRKDNTINTGGIKVQMEEVEQALRPHLAVPFVITKRKNKKFGEEIVLLTEANDLEEVRAACVKALPRYWQPAHYQHTEQLPTTETGKIARAKALQMVDQPSDME, from the coding sequence ATGACTTTAGAGCAATTTCTTAGCGAATGGCACAGCGAAGACCCCACTTTGCTTGTTCATACGAGTGGTTCGACAGGGCAGCCGAAGCCGTTGCGTGTCGAAAAAGCACGTATGCTGAACTCTGCACGCATCACTTGCGACTTTCTCAAGCTACGCCCCAACGATACAGCCTTGCTGTGTATGCCACTTGATTACATTGCTGGGAAGATGGTTGTGGTACGTAGCATAGAGCGAAAGCTGCGTCTGCTGAGCGTGAAACCATCAGGAAACCCACTTTCCGATGCTTCGCTTGCTCAGCTTTCAAACCCCGATGAGCCTATTACCTTTGCAGCAATGGTGCCTTTGCAGGTATTCAACACACTGCAAAACAGCAAGGAACGCAAACGATTGCAGCGCATTCGCCATTTAATAATAGGTGGTGGAAGCATCGACAATGAACTTTCTGCACAGCTAAAAGACTTCCCAAACGCGGTATGGAGCACTTACGGTATGACGGAAACACTATCGCACATTGCCCTTCGTCGCTTAAACGGAAGCGAACGTAGCGATTGGTACATGCCATTCGACGGCGTGGAGGTGTCGCTGAACGACGATGGCTGTCTCGTAATTAATGCGCCAGCCGTCTGTTCACAACATTTGGAGACCAACGACATAGCCGAATTGCGCCTGACAGAGGCAGGACGAACCGAGTTCCGTATATTAGGACGCAAAGACAACACTATCAATACGGGCGGAATAAAGGTGCAAATGGAGGAAGTGGAACAGGCATTGCGCCCTCATCTCGCTGTTCCATTCGTGATAACGAAGCGTAAAAACAAGAAGTTTGGTGAAGAAATAGTACTCCTGACCGAAGCTAATGACTTGGAAGAAGTACGTGCCGCCTGTGTGAAAGCATTGCCACGATACTGGCAACCTGCGCATTATCAGCACACAGAACAACTTCCAACCACCGAAACAGGTAAGATTGCCCGTGCAAAAGCCTTGCAAATGGTAGACCAACCCAGCGATATGGAATAA
- the aroB gene encoding 3-dehydroquinate synthase, producing MEQQVVFTHQFEQSLSEAIAKCNPDKVFVLADDTTARVCYNRIKDFDCLKGAQLITIPSSDANKDFASLTHVWTILQAEKATRHSLLINLGGGMVTDLGGFAAATFKRGICFINVPTTLLAMVDASVGGKTGINFGGLKNEIGVFCQAESVIIDTMWLQTLDRENLLSGYAEMLKHALIAEKGALAMLLAFDIDTFDLRQLAEMLKESVGIKEKIVEQDPHEKHIRKALNFGHTFGHSFEAWAMTREPILHGYVVAYGIVCELYLSVVKQGFPTDIMRKTVNFIKANYGEFAISCNDYDALIDLMKHDKKNVSSTINFTLLQDLGRISINQTATEDEIKEALDFLREG from the coding sequence ATGGAGCAGCAAGTTGTTTTTACTCATCAGTTCGAGCAAAGTCTTTCAGAAGCCATTGCAAAATGCAATCCCGACAAGGTGTTTGTCCTTGCCGACGACACCACTGCCCGTGTGTGTTACAACAGAATTAAAGACTTTGATTGTCTTAAAGGTGCGCAGCTGATTACTATTCCGAGTTCCGATGCCAACAAAGACTTTGCTTCGCTCACCCACGTTTGGACGATTTTGCAGGCAGAGAAAGCCACTCGCCACTCGCTGCTTATCAATCTTGGCGGTGGAATGGTAACCGACCTTGGTGGCTTTGCAGCTGCTACGTTTAAGCGTGGCATCTGTTTCATCAACGTGCCCACCACGCTGTTGGCTATGGTAGATGCGAGTGTGGGTGGCAAGACAGGCATTAACTTCGGTGGTTTGAAGAACGAAATAGGGGTGTTCTGCCAGGCTGAATCTGTTATTATCGACACGATGTGGCTGCAAACGCTCGACCGTGAAAATCTGTTGAGCGGTTATGCCGAAATGCTGAAGCACGCATTGATAGCCGAAAAGGGAGCATTGGCAATGCTATTGGCTTTCGACATCGATACGTTCGACTTACGACAGCTTGCCGAAATGCTGAAAGAGAGTGTCGGAATAAAAGAAAAGATAGTGGAACAAGACCCCCACGAGAAGCATATAAGGAAGGCTTTGAACTTCGGACATACGTTTGGGCATAGCTTTGAAGCGTGGGCAATGACGCGAGAACCTATTCTTCACGGCTATGTAGTGGCATACGGAATTGTCTGCGAGCTTTATCTTTCGGTTGTAAAACAAGGTTTTCCGACTGATATAATGCGGAAAACGGTTAATTTTATCAAAGCTAATTATGGAGAATTTGCTATTTCCTGTAACGACTACGATGCGTTAATCGACCTTATGAAGCATGATAAAAAGAATGTGAGCAGCACGATTAACTTTACTTTATTGCAAGATTTGGGCAGGATTTCCATCAATCAGACAGCGACAGAAGACGAGATAAAAGAAGCCTTAGACTTTTTAAGAGAGGGGTAG
- a CDS encoding o-succinylbenzoate synthase translates to MRKITITSKLLHFLQPAGTSRGVYNTRLSFYLKLTSDEQPDVVGVGECATLPDLSCDAMPLNEYERKLRTFCDEYERTGVIDYEAMRAYPSMLFGLETAVAQLNAKGSLNFFDTPFGRGEEGIPINGLVWMGTFEKMFERLEAKLKAGFRCIKIKIGAIDFDRELQLIRHIRSTFSRKNVELRVDANGGFTPEEALSRMEALVQYDIHSIEQPIKQHQWTEMARLCAATPLPIGLDEELIGVNERQKKIELLDTIRPQYIILKPSLHGGMAGTEEWIQLARERNIGSWITSALESNVGLNAIAQLTASIYGTNIRHAQGLGTGQLFADNIEMPLKVLGDKLWIVQ, encoded by the coding sequence ATGCGCAAAATAACGATTACTTCCAAGCTGTTGCACTTTCTTCAGCCTGCAGGAACATCGCGTGGAGTATATAATACACGTCTTAGTTTCTACTTGAAACTTACTTCTGACGAGCAACCCGATGTAGTCGGAGTGGGCGAATGTGCCACGCTGCCCGACCTTTCTTGCGATGCGATGCCACTAAACGAATACGAACGCAAGCTGAGAACGTTCTGCGATGAGTACGAACGCACAGGAGTAATCGATTATGAAGCAATGCGCGCCTATCCATCTATGCTCTTTGGGCTTGAAACGGCAGTGGCGCAGCTCAACGCTAAAGGCAGTTTAAACTTCTTCGATACACCTTTCGGACGTGGCGAAGAAGGCATTCCAATCAATGGTTTGGTATGGATGGGAACGTTCGAGAAAATGTTTGAACGTTTGGAAGCCAAGCTAAAAGCAGGCTTCCGCTGCATAAAGATAAAGATTGGAGCGATTGATTTCGACCGAGAACTGCAACTCATACGCCACATTCGTTCCACTTTCAGCCGCAAAAACGTCGAGTTGAGGGTGGACGCAAATGGCGGTTTCACACCCGAAGAGGCACTTTCGCGAATGGAAGCGTTGGTTCAATACGACATTCATTCCATTGAGCAACCCATAAAGCAGCACCAATGGACGGAAATGGCACGCCTTTGCGCTGCGACACCTTTACCAATAGGGCTCGACGAAGAACTGATTGGGGTGAACGAAAGGCAGAAAAAGATTGAATTATTAGACACTATCCGTCCTCAATACATTATTTTGAAACCCAGTTTGCACGGCGGAATGGCTGGAACGGAGGAGTGGATACAACTCGCTCGTGAAAGAAACATCGGCTCTTGGATTACTTCTGCCCTCGAAAGCAACGTTGGTCTTAACGCCATAGCGCAACTAACAGCAAGCATTTACGGCACAAACATACGCCACGCTCAAGGTTTAGGCACGGGACAACTGTTCGCCGACAACATAGAAATGCCTTTAAAAGTTCTCGGCGACAAGCTTTGGATAGTGCAATAA
- a CDS encoding phosphoribosylaminoimidazolecarboxamide formyltransferase — translation MKELELKYGCNPNQKPSRIFMDEGELPIEVLNGRPGYINFLDALNSWQLVKELKAATGLPAAASFKHVSPAGAAVGLPLSDTLKKIYFVDDIDFELTPLASAYARARGADRMCSYGDFCALSDTCDEATARLINREVSDGVIAPDYTPEALEIFRTKRKGNYNVIKIDPNYQPAPIERKQVFGITFEQGRNEIKLDDPKLFENMPTKNKTFTEEAKRDLIIALITLKYTQSNSVCYVKDGQAIGIGAGQQSRIHCTRLAGSKADEWWLRQCPKVMNLPFKEGIRRADRDNSINIYISDEYEDLLQEGTWQLFFTEKPEPLTTDERKAWLSQNTKVALGSDAFFPFGDNIERAHKSGVEYIAQAGGSIRDDHVIDTCDKYGIAMAFTGVRLFHH, via the coding sequence ATGAAAGAATTGGAACTCAAGTATGGTTGCAATCCCAATCAGAAACCTTCGCGCATTTTTATGGACGAAGGAGAACTGCCTATCGAAGTGCTGAACGGTCGCCCAGGCTACATCAACTTCCTCGATGCACTCAACAGTTGGCAACTTGTCAAGGAACTGAAAGCCGCTACGGGCTTGCCTGCCGCAGCATCGTTCAAGCACGTCAGCCCTGCTGGTGCAGCCGTAGGTTTGCCACTTAGCGACACGCTGAAGAAGATTTACTTCGTAGACGATATTGACTTTGAACTTACGCCCCTTGCTTCGGCTTACGCTCGTGCGAGAGGTGCCGACCGTATGTGTTCGTATGGCGACTTCTGCGCTTTGAGCGACACTTGCGACGAGGCTACTGCCCGACTCATCAACCGCGAGGTGAGCGACGGCGTGATAGCTCCCGACTACACACCAGAGGCCCTCGAAATATTCAGAACGAAGCGCAAAGGCAATTATAACGTTATCAAGATAGACCCAAACTATCAGCCTGCGCCGATAGAACGCAAGCAGGTGTTTGGCATAACCTTCGAACAGGGGCGCAACGAGATAAAACTCGACGACCCAAAGCTGTTCGAGAATATGCCAACTAAGAATAAGACCTTTACCGAAGAGGCGAAACGCGACCTCATTATTGCGCTCATAACATTGAAATATACACAGAGCAACTCTGTATGCTACGTGAAAGACGGACAGGCTATCGGCATCGGGGCAGGGCAGCAGAGCCGCATTCACTGCACACGACTGGCAGGAAGCAAGGCTGATGAGTGGTGGTTGCGACAGTGTCCCAAGGTGATGAACCTGCCTTTCAAGGAAGGAATACGCCGTGCCGACCGCGACAACTCTATCAACATCTATATTTCCGACGAATACGAAGACCTCTTGCAGGAAGGCACGTGGCAACTGTTCTTTACCGAAAAGCCCGAACCGCTGACCACAGACGAGCGCAAGGCGTGGCTTTCGCAGAACACGAAGGTGGCATTGGGCTCTGACGCATTCTTCCCTTTCGGCGACAATATAGAACGTGCGCATAAGAGTGGGGTGGAGTATATTGCGCAAGCAGGCGGCAGCATACGCGACGACCACGTTATAGACACCTGCGACAAGTATGGCATAGCAATGGCATTTACAGGCGTACGCTTGTTCCACCATTGA